From the genome of Dermochelys coriacea isolate rDerCor1 chromosome 1, rDerCor1.pri.v4, whole genome shotgun sequence:
GGCCCTGGgcgttttttgccttcctctgcagtgtggggcacaggtcacttgctggacgattctctgcaccctgaagtctttaaaccacaatttgattactttaatagctcagaaatatgttagaggtttgttacaggagtcggtgggtgagattctgtggcctgtgttgtgcagcaggtcagactagacgattataatggtcccttctgacctttaagtCTATGACTCTATGTTTATGACTAACACTCTAGCCTCTCAAGGCAGAACTAATGGTAGTCAAATAAAACATCTCAATTTAAGTTtctgtaaaaaacaacaacaaaaaacaagctTTCTTCTTGCCTCGTTTCCTGTGCATCACCACAGGGCTTAAGAGATCCCCTCATCCTTACAACCACTTCCAGGCCTCCACCTCTCTTTCACCCAAGAGCTACACTCCAATTTCTCAGCCATCATGTAGCAGCACTCCAAAGTAAGCAGTCACCAGAGCCAGATGCCCAAGTATCAGTCTGCAGGGCAAGGTGCAAAAGCCATCTAACAAACGATGTAATCCGACACACAGGGAGGGAGAAGACAGAAGAATGGGACAACACTTCTACAGGTACTTCCTTACTCCCATTAAAGCCCACACATCTCTCATTCAGAGAGAATTCAAGCCAATCCTCATTACCCCGACCACAGGAAATGGAGATACCCTGGTTGAGGTAGGCAGGGTCTCATGCCCTTACTACCACTTTCCCTACCCCAAATCTCCTCAACCCCCAAAAGTACAAACAAGCCTTTAAGATTTCAAAACCAAATACACCCCTTCCCACGTACATCAAAGACCTGCCACCCTGAGGGAAGTTAATTTATACTAGAGGCACTGGTCTCAACTCTCCATAGTGAGGATTGAGTCCCATTTTCCACAACCTCCTTATTATGTATGAAAAACAGTGTATCCTTCCCAACATTACAGCACTTATACTTTGATTACAGAATGAATTATCAAGTCTGTTCGTTTACAGTTTAAAAACAGGGTAATTCAAGATATTTAGCATCCCTCTCTGTCTTTTCTTTGTCCGAAATTATCTTAAAGGAATAAGACATCCATATGGTTCAACTTATCTGAAATCTTATCTTGCCCATAGCTACAACCAAAGTTGTTAATAATTGTATctaatatttttgtaattataaTAGGCCAGATTGGGTTATAACCACTCGTCACCACTGTTCCTGTATTGCTAATTTGCATACAACAATTCTACTCGTTGTAAAGCGTCAGTCATATGAGGGGGACTGGACACGCGTCAAGAGTTCTCACTGGTCGATTACTTAGCCCACCTGTCGTTGCTCTTTAAAAGTTTCTATTTCCACATACCAGCTTGGGCATCATGCACCAGCTCAGTGCTACTGAGCTCCACTGCATGCTGAGATAGCActgccagagaggcagggcaACCCTTAAAGCAAAAAGATACTGGGATTGGCTTCTctctgttcccctctcccccactgcctCACATACCACCTATCTGATTAACTCAGCCCTCTACACAAGTAGGTCAAATAACGCAAATTAAGAGCCAAATTCACCAGTACCCTCAGCTGTCTACTTCGCACAGCTTTGGTGTATTGGAATCTGCCCTCAAACTAaaggtttaaaaattatttaatgtcAATACTACATCACAAAGTAGCGTTCCCTGTGTTTCTTGTTTAGTGTTCATGTATAACATTTTCAATTATAAAGACTCCAATAcataaaattaagttaaaatgcaGTTAAGCTTACAAGTAGATTTCAGTAACTTAAGGtgggaaaaaataaacaatgttttAATTATCCCAAAACcattacaaacccaggaaattgAAAGTTAACAGTTATACTTAAGAAATCTAAAAATATTAGTGTAAGAAATGCATACTTAAGGCATCCAATAAAAACTTCTCTCCCTTGCACTGGCAACACAAGggggaaaatataaaaaagtcTAATAGatctttaaaaatccatttaatctgATCTGGGACAACACACACTGAAATGCCTTAATCATATGGTTATTACAGGATGTCACTACAAGGTAATGCTAAGGTTACATGCATGCGTTTACTGTGCATCTCTACcttacatataaaaaaaatccaaaaaagtgTCATCTTAGTTACCTTACTGTTAATTCAGTTACCTTAGTTTGTAATGCTTGCTTTTTGGGATGATAATTACAACACCTCTGGAATATTTTTAATCCCATCTCCACCCCATTATTCACAATCTTAATTCCATTTTAATGTAGTTATAGGCCCTGGAATATTAACAAAGTCATAACTATATTAGTACCACTGATATAATGGAGTAGTTTTTTAAACACTACTTTTacccaaaataaaatagaagaggAAAAAGTAATACTATTTCTGCCACCCTGGCCCCAAGcagtattacattgttttcaCATCCCTAGGACAGGATGCCTGCTTTCCCTGGCTTAATTCATAAAACGTAAGAGTTTTGTTTCTGTGAACTCCTGGATATCAAACTCCCAACAGACAGGCAAATTAAAGCTCTCTGATAATGACTCACTTTGCCCTTTCTGTTCTAACTGAGTAAGCTATCACCCAAATGCTCTAGTCCTCCAAGGAGTCCTCCACCAAAGCTAGGTATGACTTTATATTCTGCCATTTCTGGGGTAAAAATCAAGCAGAATTAAAATTATATCATCACAGGCCTGTTGTTTTACTATAACTTCTTTCCCCTTTGTAAGTCACCTTGAAGATAAAGAATAAAATACCTGAAATGACTACACTCCTAGGACTACATTTCTGTTTTTGGGAACAGTTCCAATCCAAGCTTTTGTTACTATCACATTCTAGCAAATTAATAATGAGCATCACGAGTCAGAGCACATTAACCTGATGACATTAGATTAGAAAGCATGAGAGTTTAATTAGAAAGCTGTTAAACAGATCCCTGTGGCCACAACACAAGTTAACTCATTATAATAAAGTTTCTCATGATAATAGAAGTCTTACAGTTAtagcaaacaaatgaaaaaaaatgcaaaagcaaTAATGGGTCCTAAAAGAGATCAGGCCCACAAAATGCCAGCCATTGGTCAGAGATTACTTAAATAAGCTACTCCTTGGGTTAAGGAATCTAAGACTTTGGCTTTATCAAGCTTGATGGCATTTCCGTTTCTAAAATAAATTCATATGGCTGGTAACTGTATCAGTCTCTGCCTTACAGAAAGTTTGAATGGACAGAAAGCATGTCACTTTGGCTTTACTTAAAACTGCTCCTCACTTATATCTGATACAGGTCATACTAATATGAATGAGTTTCCATATGTTGCTCTATATTTGAAGTAATCTACTGCCTTTCATTTGAGTCTCAATTGCAACATTTCTTGAAAGAGcttgaaaaatgcctttttttgtttaCTAAAATATAATACTTACCCTTAAAGTCACCACTCTTGCTTTGGGATTACGAACAGATGGCCCTGCTGAAACATAATCTACTGTCTCAATTTCAATAGGAAAATGCTGCTCACATTTCTCATCACTGTCCAATACAGTTGGCCACTCGGTACAGAAATCTGAGGGATAAAAAagttaagttttttaaaaactgttgctTGCCTGTATTTAtagttttaaagatttttttcgtATATTTATAGGGAAGCCATATTCCTTTACATAATGAAAACACAAAGCTGTTATTGTGGTGGTGCTTGTAAACCAATATTTCTTCACTTTTGAAATTAGCTCATCAGCTTCATGCTGGAAGAACCCTTTCCAGATATCCAGAAGAAAAGATGGACTTTGCAGCATACTCTGAAGGCTaacagcagagctgggcaggaaactattttcccatctcacaaatatttgagaattttattatatatatatatatatatatctcttatATTTCAgaagtctttcccccccccccccatctgaaatcaggaagaaaaaaaaggtcaaaattctgaaaacatttgaaaaccaaaaaaaagcaaattttttctcccttttcagtcaattttttttttttgggaagaTTTCTCAAACTTGATCCTGTTTTGAGGTTGGTTTTGGCacatggatatttttctaaaaaattcctgaccagctctagttaacaGATCATCTGCATCTGGTCAGAGagtgaaaaacaaatttcaaagtaGAAGATCCCTGAATTTCAAAGTAGAGAATTCCTCACAGAGAGCATACTGCCAGTAGATCCCTCTCTTCTATATGGAGGAGCAATTTAGGGATCTATATATTAAAAACAGCACTATGAATTCCACCTGGAAACTTACTGGCACACAGTAGAGATTCTACACCACCAGTAGAACGTGCCCTGGCATGAAACTCCACCTAAGAAGGGGACTGCTACGTTCTTCATTAGCTTTAATTTCCAAGCCATTTCAAGTTGTAGAACCAAGCAGAACACATTACAGTAATTTCTTTTGAGAGGACATTGGCATGGATAACTATGACAAGCTCTTCACTGGAAGAAGATAGGTTGCACTTCTCAAAAGATACAGATAAAAAACACTCTTGGCCTCAGTCACTACCTGGGCATCCAAGAGCAACCAAATATCTAATACAACTAGATTGTATCTGCTGCACAAACTCAGCTGGAGAATTTATACGATCTTTCTCAAATCTTCCAGCTGCTTTCCTCAGGCCATATACTGGTATAGCTAAAATGCTGCAGTTAAAGAAGTACAAGCCCAGGGTGGATGCAATTACACAATTATAAATGTATAGCAGTATAGCTTTCTCTTCTGAATGGGGTagaagcacctttatactgatataactacaTCCAGATTGGGAGTTGTACCATAAAACCtatatcagtttttaaaaaaatgcagtccTAACCAACAGTTTTACCAGTACAAAACACTGTGCATAAACCAGGCCGTCGTTTTCTCTGGACTGAGTCATACCCAAGCTCCATACTCGTCAAGACATCGGGTTATCCATTTCCCTATACTAGCTAAGCGTAACAGAAGAGCAATGCAATCTCTCCAGCACACTGAATACATCACAACCCAGAGTCACGCATTAAGCCTCCCAGTGGCCtcttttctgggggaaaaaacaaaactcccTCAGAGTTGAGGAAACATGAATATATAGGGCTATGTGAAATATGATTCCACATTAATCAATGGGACAAAAGAAAAATGGTACTGGACAAAACTGAGAAAGAAGTCTGACAAGCAGCAGGCTTTGTATGTGGGTCTTCTTATCCTACCACACTGTGGTGTAATTAAAGTGTCTTAAGAATTCcaaggaaaatgttttaaagaaatggCAAAAACTCACCTTTAAGAGCTGTACAGTGTTTCTTAATTGCTGGGGGAGTCAGATGCAAAAAGTTGGggatctgaaataaaatatttgattatttttcagtAACCTAGTTTGCTTATAAACAAATAAACTGCTGTGTGAACTTAAAATTGAAGGCACTCTCTTGAGCAGACAATAACTTGCTCAATGAACAAAGTCTGACTACTTATTCTACTTCTATTACTACTTTCACTACTTAGTCTCTTTAGACCAAGTGTGTGATAAGAGATTCAAATGAGAGGATTAAATAAGTAAGTGTCTCCTCTCACCTCTGACCCAGCACAAGTCTCATTAATAAGTTATGAGAGCAAGTCACCAAGATCAGACCCTGTATGCATGAAAGTTCAAGGGATCACAGTAAACTGATAATAAAGCTGAACTGATTCTCTTCATCTTCATTTGCTACTTGGGTGCACAGTTGTATTATGTTAAATATATTGTGTGATAAATATATCAAGTATGAAGTGCTATCTGgagaaaatattttgatcaaGCCATACTGCAAATCATTGGTCTTTGAGAGTTGAAATAAAACTAAGTTATATAAAGACTGTAGTGATGCACCCAACCTTTATAAGTTCCAAATTGCCTTCTTTTGGTGAAGGTACTCCTCTCTTCACAGGATAGCCCATTCGGATGGGAAGGGGCACTGAAGAAGGATTAAATGCTGCTGCAGTTGGATAAACATTGCTCCAGTCCTGATCAACAGCCATCTTTTCAGTTCTAGGAGCTCCAGGCTAAAGAAATTAAAGTGACAACATCGGTGGGGGTCAGTTATTTTGAGAGATAAACCAGTAACAGTCAAAGTGAACGGTGTTCTCAGGAATAGCTGACTGGCTGGCTATAGTGGATCTTCTTAAGGCCAGTAACTTTAAGGAATGCCTTTTGCTAAGCTCATTACTGAGTTTTAAGAAAAGATACTTTTGTAGTAAGTGTTTAATAAATTCCTCTTCAATTGTAGAATATTTATTCTATCATATAAACATCTTATTTTAACCAAACAACTACATTCACTATGTTCTAGAAAAAACTATGTTTACACGAAGAAAGTCTCTCTCTTTATCCTGAggtactgtatgtgtgtgtgcgcacgcatgtCTCAAATCTGCAAACGTAAAAAGTGACAATGAGGCAAACCCAAATTTTAGACCACTATATCACATTTCTTATTTCATTCTGGGAAAAGTTCAAAGGGGACATGCAAAggaatttgagagagagagagagagagagagagagagagacagacacttcTGCCCTTTGTGGTTTCTTTATGATGCATAAAAAAAGGGTCCCTCCCCCTTTGTATTCTAGAAGTATCAGGAAAATTAAGTCTGGTCTTCCATGGTTTTGTTATAAGTTCATAGAGATGACCAAGTAATGTTTCATGTGAGTTCTTAGggacagattttgaaaggtatttagatgcctaaagatgcaaagaGGCACCAAGTGGGATTTTTCAGAGGAGTGCTAAATTTCAATAAAAACTAACAAAACAGGAGCTAAAAATTATggtattttgaaaatttaactgaagttcacttgatttaaaaaaaacaaaaaacaaaaaacccgaACACACCTTTTTTAGTTCGTAATATCCCCAAGGTGACTTGGTTTAAAATTAACTAggtattatttgtactgcagtagtgtCTTAGGAGTCCCAATCAtgaatcaggaccccattgtgtcaggtactgtacaaacaacaAAGAGATCATCCCTGCCTTAAAGAGCTTATTATTGTACTGGAAAGATTAAACATGTGGATACAAACAGAATGAGGAGCATGGGATAACAATGAGAATACTGACCACTATAAAACCCAGAGGTCACAGCTGTCTCAACCTCATGACAGAGAAGAATTTTAGAAGATTTGAAGGCCAACAATGAAGTGGCTTTGCaaatgtttacagggagctcttTTCATGCATAAAGAGGAGCCTGGAAGAAAGCACGAAGGTACTTGTTTCAAAAATGTAAGTAGAAGTGGATGATGTAAGCTGGTATCATTGGCGAAGCAGATACAGAACTCTGTCTCAACAGCGTAAGAAGTGATAGGTAGAGCAGGAAAAAAGCACATGAAAAGGCTTAAAAGTGAAGACCAAAAAAATTACGTTTGATGCAGTACAGAAGGGAAGCAAGCAAAGGACACAAAGGGGGTGATCTGGTAAATCAAGAAAATGATCTTTGTAGCAGTATTCTGAATGCATTATTGAGGCGCTGGTCACGATTCCACAGTTAAGGCTGACTTTCTTTGTTTTGTCTGAGAAATATGATGTATTCTCCCTGATCTTAATGGCCTTACTCTTTAAGCAAAGAATGAATTATCTGTTAGTGTAGTGAtcttaaaaagtaattaaaaactgGATCATGAAACACAAGCAGGGTCAATGTGACAGAGATAATCTACGCCAGCAACACAGGAATCTACAGATAGTTTTCATTCTACAACGCTGTTGGTTGTAATGATTCAGTGGAATGAGGGAGACTGGACAAGTGTCAAACATTCTCACTGGTAGATTACTTGGCACAACTGTCACTGTTCTTTAAAGGTTCAATGGCTGCAATATAGCTTGGGTTTCAGTGCTTGAAAGGCCCCCATGGCACTGATGCTTCATCTCCACTGTGCACAAAGAGCACTGACGAGAAAGCCAAGATAGGGAACTTTTAAAGCACAGCCACACTGGGCCTCAGACTGAGCTCTATCCCACCACTGCACATACCACATATCTTACTAACAACACCCTTTAAACCAATAAGTCAATTGCAAATTAAAAGCCAGATTCACCAGTGTGTAACCGCTTTGCACTGCTCTGCTATTACAAAGCAGCTGTAGACTCAGCTTAACTGTCTGCTGTGCTCTGGCTGCTTTTGTGTGGCACTGAATCTGCccttaaaagtgtgtgtgtgtgcgcgcgcgcacacataaAGTCTTACAAGTGatgaatatataaataaataaaatcagaaataatGCATTCCCTTTGGATTTCTTGTTAAGTgaccatgtatttaaaaaaaaaaaaaaaacaggagattCCCAGACAAAAAAGCTCCCTTAGACAGAGTTAATGTTGAGAGCATACATCAGTAGTTTAGTGTCAAAATCATGATAGTTGATGTAATTATCCTAAAATCAAGTATTACAAATGCAGAAAACTGTGCAGATTGCTTTCCTGTCAACATAACATGGTGTGGACCCCACAGTAAGTAGATGTAAGCTATGTCGACTTGGGTTACCTTAGTAACGTAACTGAACTTGTGTAGCTTAGACAGACCTTCCCCCAAAGTGCAGACCTGCCCTCAGTGTCTAAAGATCAACTCTTATCTTACAGCggtccatgatgccagcctccattgcccgcttgttaaattttcaaagcaaGCACCTATAATTTTTCTCTCATGCTGCCTTTCATGCTTGGGAGGAACTCTCCATAagccaggatggataaaaatgtgtgtgtatgtgtcatatgtaaataaataaatcagatttttaaaattaaatacaggtttatttttttaaatcagcttatttaaaattacatttgaaattatTACAACCTATTTTAAGGCCTAAGTTTATTATGAGGCAGTATTTGTTTTCTGCCCAAGTCTTAAAGAAAGTTAAATCACTGCACTCATGGAGATCATGGATTAAAATGTAACCAAGAGTTAGCTGAAATGTTACACCAGTTTTTGACAAAAGTAGCCTCTTTTGCAgatgcaaagaaaatattttcttccttttagtttattcaactagttctgTTCAATTACTAGTTcattcaaaagttaagaaaccaactgggagTTCAAAGTGTCGGAAAACTTgtcttcctcttccaatctatgtaTAAAAACTAAGTGTGTACGGGTGAGGTCCTCTAGTTCTAAAATTCTGAAGGaaaatggtgaccagaaacaatcattCAATTCACAtgttgtttaataaatcagttagttttaaatgcaaaaattgtgttttgataaacttttctGTACACTtcaggtagttttatttaactaaaaacaattttaaaatactgttttatgcAATTTTGGTTGATTTTTCGAAAAAAGCTCAACACAAATCATAAGTAAAACATTCATCtagtgagtaaaaattaaaattctgaataAATGTAAGCTACTTGACTTCTTAAATAAGTGTGTATTGATATGACATATCCTCCTGAttaacaaaaaaaccaccaaatttaGTTTCAAGGCTATATTTCGTTCCAAGTCAACATGTTTTaattaccaaccaatgagaatcagtctttctttaggaaaagaaCTAAAAAGTACAGATGCAAATAaagactaaaaaaacccaacagtttaAATCCCAGTTTCCTGTTTGctgattaaaattgtgattaaagcTGGTAATTTAagtcactgatttaaatcaagccACCGTGCCCTAACATACGCAAAGCCATTTCatttttctccttcaaatccctccttaaaactctttgCCACGATGCCTACAAAAACCTTGACAACAGGTAGGTTGCTGGTGTGCTGAAAGTGCTGCCTATCAGTTTGACCAATAGCATCTCATCATTTCTTTGTATTCCCATGACTGTCTggatccatctgttgtcttatGGTTGGATTGTATGCTTCTTGGGACAGGGAGGACAAAGGTCAAATtactaaaatacattaaaaactctTCAAATTCTTGCAGATAACGTAgttgcaaacatttttatttcttaccACTCTTCTATTTCTTGCAATTTGTGATGTCCTGCTTCTTCTTGATGCTGCAACTACAAGATAAAACAGTATCTTCACTAAGACTTAAGCAGCATTGCTAAAAACTTGCACATTCAACAATTTTTACTTTGCCTCATCATTCCATGGCATCTCAAGACAACAGTAAAACTAAATGGTAAATTCAACCTGCAGAATTAATTGCTATAGTTAGATAAAAAACAGTGACGAGAACTGGCTTTCAGatcaggactatttaaaaaaataaataaataaaaaaagtctcacacacacacatatcactTGCCAGCAGTGGGAAGGAAGCTATCTGTGGAAAAGGCCACCAGTTTCTGCAGAACTGAAGCTCTCCTTTAAAAGAGTTAAATTTCTAGCCTTTATGCAGAGCCCACGCATTTGCAGAGATAACCtttcaaatataaattaatacagTGCTGTCTTCCAGAGTCTGAGCACAGCTCTAGTGCTTTTGCTGTTGAGGAAAGCTATGAGCAATATAGTAAAATTAACAAGACACTTGAGTTTCATCTCTGGGTTGGCAATTGTGAAACTCTGaagaattagagagacaagatgggggaggtaatatctttcacttgaccagcttctgctggtgagagacgaGCTTACACAGGTCTGGTGTAAGCTCATCTCTCTCATGAACAGCAACTGCTCAAGTaagagatattacttcacccaccttgcgtatctaatatcctgagactaacatagctacaacaacactgcgtaCCACAATCTAAAGAATATCAGtttttacacacatacaccctcTTCCACAACACAGTAATGGGGACTGGCAAGGTAAGTGGGGAAGGATAGTGGAGTTTTCACTTTGAGATGCCAGAATGAGGAAGGAGTTTCAAGCTTACCAGACACCTaccatctagagcagtggttcttaacgtggggtgcgagacatgccagatttttttagaaggtaaatcatcgaaaacacaaattaagcacaagcATGTAAGTACAATTACTTTGTttaatcaaacctatgtatttattaacattacacATTTTTTGaaatgattactgtaatatacaaacaaaaaatatatctagatttaaagaactgaccgacttcaacgatttttgataagggttgcgagaacatattttgatttttgataagtatgaaaacatattttgagaatcaaatgggtgcaggctgcagtaaaggttaagaaccactgatctagaagatGACTTCTCAACAGGGAACTGACCTTGGACCTCACTTGATAACTTCCTCCCCAGCCCAATCATCGTTCATATTGGTACATTTTCAGAGTCCTGTTtgaacatttaaatttaaaaaatggcaaaaagGAATATCAACCTCATGTTCCTAAACTCGTATTTCAAGAATATGATTTTTATGAGCAAAAATCAATATAACAAATAAAGTCATACACTACTAGTAATTTAGCATATCTTTAAGCACtctgaaaaggagtaccggtggcaccttagagactaacaaatttattagagcactcTGAAGATGTTAGGacaaattcagctctggtgtaccaccaattccactgaagtca
Proteins encoded in this window:
- the MRPS35 gene encoding 28S ribosomal protein S35, mitochondrial isoform X2 encodes the protein MIGLGRKLSSEVQVAASRRSRTSQIARNRRVPGAPRTEKMAVDQDWSNVYPTAAAFNPSSVPLPIRMGYPVKRGVPSPKEGNLELIKIPNFLHLTPPAIKKHCTALKDFCTEWPTVLDSDEKCEQHFPIEIETVDYVSAGPSVRNPKARVVTLRVKLSKLNLDDHAKKKLIKLVGERYCKDTDLLTITTDRCPLRRQNYDYGIYLLTVLYHESWKTEMWENEKTEADMEEYIWENSPSQKNALDTLLRIRAAEKITEVTREELLDSEIAENYKTSVVALKNGETENNILQYKESVMKLLNLQALQ